In a single window of the bacterium genome:
- a CDS encoding zincin-like metallopeptidase domain-containing protein, with product MGSKVSDLTNAMAATLADAIERDDEEWTKPYHAAGPTAPHNPITNRPYTGINWLFLAAAANAMAIDYGGWATYRQWQKADCQVRKGERSVRVIRVATSKCCDNKHCREGELCGEAVRRWVVPYSVFNATQVDGDVPVAEGYERPPRLWSAREVTDMFAMTGSRWEFQDGVIPHYSRGQDKIVTPTPDAFDDVGGWASTVAHEHAHWTGHPSRTGRHSRTGLGEEARPREELVAELGAVVICSALGLEHSPVTHHARYLKSWAGHLRSQEGGAALTAAAADASRAAGFVVDAITVGIQKKATATAERAAVGEGRAPTVAIAARALPAQPAADPTFAARRAVAGWLVDRTARSGTVTPEEAAVRFGGLLSVPPPDPTSRPPDPTVQDRLAVRDWLVAAQTAEDPTQVRLSLIERIVGLSPEDMEQARQASVSAETPARDREQAAVAADERQPSQGRGGYGSFGL from the coding sequence ATGGGATCGAAGGTAAGTGACCTGACGAACGCTATGGCGGCCACCCTGGCGGACGCCATCGAACGGGACGACGAAGAGTGGACCAAGCCGTACCACGCGGCGGGCCCGACGGCCCCGCACAATCCGATCACGAACCGGCCCTACACGGGCATCAACTGGCTGTTTTTGGCCGCGGCGGCCAACGCTATGGCCATCGACTACGGCGGCTGGGCCACCTACCGCCAATGGCAGAAAGCGGACTGCCAGGTACGGAAGGGCGAGCGGTCGGTGAGGGTGATCCGCGTGGCCACCTCGAAATGTTGCGACAACAAGCATTGCCGGGAGGGCGAACTCTGCGGCGAGGCCGTCCGCCGCTGGGTCGTCCCCTACTCGGTGTTCAACGCCACCCAGGTGGACGGAGACGTTCCGGTGGCCGAAGGGTACGAGAGGCCCCCTCGCCTGTGGTCGGCGCGGGAAGTGACCGACATGTTCGCGATGACAGGCAGCCGCTGGGAGTTCCAGGACGGAGTGATCCCCCACTACTCCCGAGGCCAGGACAAGATCGTCACCCCAACCCCGGACGCATTCGACGACGTGGGAGGGTGGGCCAGCACCGTAGCCCACGAGCACGCCCACTGGACCGGCCACCCCAGCCGCACAGGCCGCCACTCCCGTACAGGCCTCGGCGAAGAAGCACGCCCCCGTGAAGAGTTGGTAGCGGAGCTCGGCGCAGTGGTGATCTGCTCCGCGCTAGGACTGGAGCACAGCCCAGTCACCCACCACGCCCGCTACCTGAAATCGTGGGCGGGTCACCTCCGCAGCCAGGAGGGCGGAGCGGCCCTGACAGCGGCCGCCGCGGACGCCAGCAGAGCAGCCGGCTTCGTGGTGGATGCCATCACCGTGGGCATCCAGAAGAAAGCTACAGCAACCGCCGAGCGGGCCGCCGTGGGTGAGGGCCGCGCACCGACCGTGGCGATCGCAGCCAGGGCGCTGCCGGCGCAGCCGGCGGCGGATCCGACATTCGCCGCCCGCCGGGCAGTGGCCGGGTGGCTGGTAGACCGGACCGCAAGGAGCGGCACCGTCACCCCAGAGGAAGCTGCCGTCCGTTTCGGCGGGTTGCTGAGCGTTCCCCCGCCTGACCCGACGAGCCGTCCCCCGGACCCGACTGTCCAAGACCGCCTTGCGGTGCGGGACTGGCTGGTGGCCGCTCAGACGGCGGAGGACCCCACCCAAGTGCGGTTGTCGCTGATTGAGCGCATCGTTGGGCTCAGCCCCGAAGACATGGAACAAGCCCGCCAAGCTTCCGTCTCAGCTGAGACCCCAGCTCGGGACCGGGAGCAGGCGGCGGTCGCAGCGGACGAGCGGCAACCCAGCCAAGGAAGGGGAGGCTATGGCAGCTTCGGACTCTGA